Genomic DNA from Thermotoga petrophila RKU-1:
CCGAGGTGAACGAAAGTCTCAGACCGTACAACGTGGCAAAACACAGACACGTTCCCGAAATGGAACAGGAACTCGAAAAGATCTCAGGGAAGAAAGTGAATGTGGTGTTCACTCCTCATCTCGTCCCTATGACTCGGGGAATCCTCTCGACGATATACGTAAAAACAGACAAATCCCTCGAAGAGATACACGAAGCGTACCTCGAATTCTACAGGAATGAACCGTTCGTTCATGTTCTTCCCATGGGAATCTATCCTTCGACGAAGTGGTGCTATGGATCCAACCACGTCTTCATCGGTATGCAGATGGAAGAAAGAACAAACACGCTCATACTGATGAGCGCAATAGACAACCTCGTGAAGGGGGCGTCGGGACAGGCAGTTCAGAACATGAATATCATGTTCGGTCTGGACGAGACGAAAGGGCTCGAATTCACTCCAATATATCCGTGAAAGGGGTTGGAAAAGAGTGTTCACTCCCAGTGGCTTCAAGTTCGCAGGAGTACACTGCAAGATAAAAAGGAAAAGAAAAGACCTTGGGATCATCTTCTCCGAGGTGCCGTGCGTTGCCGCGGGGGTCTTCACCACCAACGTTGTCAAAGCAGCACCGGTGATTTACGACATGGAGATCCTGAAGAAGAACTCAAACGGTATCAGAGCGGTCGTTGTGAACAGCGGTGTGGCCAACGCATGTACCGGTGAACAGGGAATGATCAACGCAAGGAGGATGGCAGAAAAAACGGCTGAAGAGCTCGGTGTTCCTGTTGAAAGCGTCCTCGTCTCTTCCACAGGGGTAATAGGGGTTCAGCTTCCCATGGACAAGGTGGAAAACGGTATAGAAGAAGCGGTGAAGGTGCTTTCAAACGATCCTCTTCCGTTTGCCGAGGCAATCATGACAACCGACACAAAGGTGAAGATGCACAGCACCAAGGTGACGATCGACGGAAAAGAAATCACCGTTCTAGGAATCGCCAAGGGATCCGGCATGATTCATCCCAACATGGCGACCATGCTTTCGTTCATAACGACAGACGCGAAAATTTCCGAAGAAGCCCTGAAAAAACTCTTAAAGCTCTCAGTCGATGATTCCTACAACATGATAGACGTCGATGGAGACACGAGCACGAACGACATGGTGATCGTTCTCGCAAACGGTCTTGCGGGCAACACAACGATCCAGCCCGAAACGGATGGTTT
This window encodes:
- the argJ gene encoding bifunctional glutamate N-acetyltransferase/amino-acid acetyltransferase ArgJ; its protein translation is MFTPSGFKFAGVHCKIKRKRKDLGIIFSEVPCVAAGVFTTNVVKAAPVIYDMEILKKNSNGIRAVVVNSGVANACTGEQGMINARRMAEKTAEELGVPVESVLVSSTGVIGVQLPMDKVENGIEEAVKVLSNDPLPFAEAIMTTDTKVKMHSTKVTIDGKEITVLGIAKGSGMIHPNMATMLSFITTDAKISEEALKKLLKLSVDDSYNMIDVDGDTSTNDMVIVLANGLAGNTTIQPETDGFWKLYEAVHEVNQVLAEKIVEDGEGATKVMEVHVVNAPDIKSARLIARSIVSSNLVKTAIYGEDANWGRIIAAAGYSGATFDPDKLDLFFESEAGRIKVAENGQGVPFDEEEAKKILSEKKIRIILDMKQGKETAKAWGCDLTEKYVEINGRYRT